In Corvus moneduloides isolate bCorMon1 chromosome 12, bCorMon1.pri, whole genome shotgun sequence, the following proteins share a genomic window:
- the SLC7A9 gene encoding B(0,+)-type amino acid transporter 1 isoform X1 has translation MGEESLKKRKGEHKGREDRQSIQSHEPQTMNLQKQVGLVSGICMIVGTIIGSGIFVSPKSVLANVEAVGPCLTIWAACGVLATLGALCFAELGTMITKSGGEYPYLMEAFGPIPAFLFSWTSLLVTKPSSFAIICLSFAEYASAPFYPGCDPPQVVIKCLAAAAIVVITIVNSLSVKLGSYLQNFLTAAKMIIVTIIIVSGIVLLAKGKTENFKDSFKDSKISVSSISLAFYNGLWAYDGWNQLNYITEELKNPYRNLPLSIIIGIPLVTVCYVLINISYFTVMTSTELLQSQAVAVTFGDRVLYPASWIVPLFVVFSTLGSANGTCFTAGRLVYVAGREGHMLKVLSYISVKHLTPAPAIIFYGAIAIIYIIPGDIDTLINYFSFAVWIFYGLTVLGLIVMRFTKKELRRPIRIPIIIPVIVTLVSILLVLAPIISAPELAYLYCILFILSGLIVYVLFVHFKFNWPQKISKPITMHLQMLLEVVPEEEVTP, from the exons atgggTGAAGAAagcttgaagaaaagaaaaggagagcaCAAAGGAAGAGAGGACAGACAATCCATTCAGAGTCATGAACCCCAAACGATGAACCTACAAAAGCAG gtgGGCCTCGTTAGTGGAATCTGTATGATTGTTGGTACCATTATTGGTTCAGGTATCTTCGTTTCTCCAAAATCAGTGCTTGCCAATGTTGAAGCTGTGGGTCCTTGTTTAACCATCTGGGCAGCCTGTGGAGTTCTGGCAACATTAG GTGCACTTTGTTTTGCTGAGCTTGGTACAATGATCACAAAGTCTGGGGGAGAATATCCTTACCTTATGGAGGCATTTGGCCCAATTccagcatttttgttttcttggacAAGCTTACTGGTTACAAAACCCAGTTCATTTGCAATCATTTGTCTCAGCTTTGCAGAATATGCATCAGCCCCTTTTTATCCAGGTTGTGATCCACCCCAAGTTGTCATCAAGTGtcttgcagcagctgctattG tGGTAATTACAATTGTGAATTCACTGAGTGTGAAGCTGGGAAGCTACCTCCAGAATTTTCTCACAGCTGCTAAAATGATCATTGTCACAATCATTATTGTAAGTGGAATTGTTCTCCTTGCAAAAG gaaaaactgaaaacttcAAAGATTCTTTCAAGGACAGTAAAATTTCTGTTAGCTCTATCAGTCTGGCGTTTTATAATGGACTCTGGGCGTATGATGGATG gaatCAACTCAATTACATCACAGAAGAACTTAAAAATCCTTACAG AAATCTACCACTGTCTATAATTATTGGAATCCCCTTGGTTACGGTTTGTTATGTTCTGATAAACATTTCCTATTTCACCGTAATGACTTCAACAGAACTCCTGCAGTCCCAGGCAGTTGCTGTG ACATTTGGAGATAGAGTCCTTTATCCAGCCTCTTGGATAGTTCCTCTCTTTGTGGTATTTTCTACACTTGGATCTGCCAATGGCACCTGTTTTACTGCAGGCAG aCTTGTTTATGTTGCAGGTCGTGAAGGGCACATGCTAAAGGTACTATCTTACATTAGTGTTAAGCACTTAACACCAGCACCTGCTATCATATTTTAT ggTGCCATTGCCATTATTTATATTATTCCTGGTGACATTGACACACTCataaattacttcagttttGCAGTCTGGATATTTTATGGTTTAACTGTACTTGGACTAATTGTTATGAGGTTTACAAAGAAGGAACTCAGGAGACCTATCAGG ATACCCATCATCATTCCTGTCATAGTGACACTGGTCTCAATTTTACTGGTATTGGCACCAATCATCAGTGCACCTGAACTGGCCTATTtgtactgtattttatttatacttaGTGGACTTATAGTTTATGTACTTTTTGTTCATTTCAAATTCAACTGGCCCCAGAAAATATCAA AGCCCATCACTATGCACCTCCAGATGCTTTTGGAAGTTGTTCCAGAAGAGGAAGTTACTCCGTGA
- the SLC7A9 gene encoding B(0,+)-type amino acid transporter 1 isoform X2, with protein sequence MIIVTIIIVSGIVLLAKGKTENFKDSFKDSKISVSSISLAFYNGLWAYDGWNQLNYITEELKNPYRNLPLSIIIGIPLVTVCYVLINISYFTVMTSTELLQSQAVAVTFGDRVLYPASWIVPLFVVFSTLGSANGTCFTAGRLVYVAGREGHMLKVLSYISVKHLTPAPAIIFYGAIAIIYIIPGDIDTLINYFSFAVWIFYGLTVLGLIVMRFTKKELRRPIRIPIIIPVIVTLVSILLVLAPIISAPELAYLYCILFILSGLIVYVLFVHFKFNWPQKISKPITMHLQMLLEVVPEEEVTP encoded by the exons ATGATCATTGTCACAATCATTATTGTAAGTGGAATTGTTCTCCTTGCAAAAG gaaaaactgaaaacttcAAAGATTCTTTCAAGGACAGTAAAATTTCTGTTAGCTCTATCAGTCTGGCGTTTTATAATGGACTCTGGGCGTATGATGGATG gaatCAACTCAATTACATCACAGAAGAACTTAAAAATCCTTACAG AAATCTACCACTGTCTATAATTATTGGAATCCCCTTGGTTACGGTTTGTTATGTTCTGATAAACATTTCCTATTTCACCGTAATGACTTCAACAGAACTCCTGCAGTCCCAGGCAGTTGCTGTG ACATTTGGAGATAGAGTCCTTTATCCAGCCTCTTGGATAGTTCCTCTCTTTGTGGTATTTTCTACACTTGGATCTGCCAATGGCACCTGTTTTACTGCAGGCAG aCTTGTTTATGTTGCAGGTCGTGAAGGGCACATGCTAAAGGTACTATCTTACATTAGTGTTAAGCACTTAACACCAGCACCTGCTATCATATTTTAT ggTGCCATTGCCATTATTTATATTATTCCTGGTGACATTGACACACTCataaattacttcagttttGCAGTCTGGATATTTTATGGTTTAACTGTACTTGGACTAATTGTTATGAGGTTTACAAAGAAGGAACTCAGGAGACCTATCAGG ATACCCATCATCATTCCTGTCATAGTGACACTGGTCTCAATTTTACTGGTATTGGCACCAATCATCAGTGCACCTGAACTGGCCTATTtgtactgtattttatttatacttaGTGGACTTATAGTTTATGTACTTTTTGTTCATTTCAAATTCAACTGGCCCCAGAAAATATCAA AGCCCATCACTATGCACCTCCAGATGCTTTTGGAAGTTGTTCCAGAAGAGGAAGTTACTCCGTGA